The Humulus lupulus chromosome 3, drHumLupu1.1, whole genome shotgun sequence genome window below encodes:
- the LOC133824389 gene encoding MDIS1-interacting receptor like kinase 2-like isoform X3 yields the protein MKSSTLILIIVGLVYAANVLVQASPYPRDQQEVLSLLLSGWCSHDSVDNATQYCNWSGGYGSVYRAQLPSGKVVALKKLHSSEAEEVSFRKSFENEVETLTKIRHKNIIRLYGFCLNKRSMFFIYEYMERGSLFCVLSDDLEAVELDWSKRINVIKGIAYALSYMHHDSTPPMVHRDVKSTNILLNSEFEAFVSDYGTARLLDPDTSNRTMIAGTYGYIAPEFAYTMAITEKCDVYSFGVVVLETLMGKHPGELLSSLSSSSSSIQDMLLTEIIDHRPSPPRNGIVESDIVLITSLGFACLNAKPMYRPTMKLVSQQLLARKRLLAKRFSDISLGQLMFPDEILLEIENKIS from the exons ATGAAATCCTCCACTTTAATACTCATTATTGTAGGACTAGTCTATGCAGCCAATGTCTTAGTTCAAGCTTCACCGTACCCCAGAGATCAACAAGAAGTGCTTTCATTGCTGCTAAGTGGGTGGTGCAGCCACGACTCTGTCGACAATGCAACCCAATATTGCAATTGGTCAG GTGGTTACGGTAGTGTATATAGAGCACAACTACCTAGTGGCAAAGTAGTTGCCTTGAAGAAGCTTCACAGTTCAGAGGCAGAAGAAGTATCATTCAGAAAGAGTTTTGAGAATGAGGTAGAAACGTTGACTAAAATTCGTCACAAAAATATCATAAGACTCTATGGATTCTGTTTGAACAAAAGAAGCATGTTTTTTATTTACGAGTATATGGAAAGAGGAAGCTTGTTTTGTGTTCTCAGCGATGATTTAGAAGCTGTGGAATTAGATTGGAGTAAGAGAATTAATGTCATCAAAGGCATAGCTTATGCATTGTCTTACATGCATCATGATTCCACTCCTCCAATGGTTCATCGTGATGTAAAGAGCACCAACATCTTATTGAACTCAGAATTTGAGGCTTTTGTGTCTGATTATGGAACCGCAAGATTACTTGATCCCGATACTTCCAATCGAACCATGATTGCTGGTACATACGGCTATATTGCTCCAG AATTTGCCTACACCATGGCCATAACGGAAAAATGTGACGTTTATAGCTTTGGTGTAGTGGTACTAGAAACGTTAATGGGTAAGCACCCTGGAGAATTGTTGTCATCATTGTCATCTTCATCATCGTCAATTCAAGATATGTTGCTGACTGAAATAATAGACCATCGCCCATCACCGCCAAGAAATGGGATTGTTGAAAGTGATATTGTTCTTATTACTTCGCTGGGATTTGCATGCCTAAATGCCAAACCAATGTATCGACCAACAATGAAGCTAGTTTCTCAACAACTTCTTGCTCGCAAACGATTGTT
- the LOC133825736 gene encoding uncharacterized protein LOC133825736: MVRTRGASSKKIPVSQSRKVPSPSPPPSVSTAPPSVPTAPQYVGKSCKSKARKKVFSLSHEHPMVFPDISADIIAPPSEVVVPSRAKDHSPLPFDSSLEARAKSIFVSSSSKAAAAGLLKLPLKPSQSKKNSVTPKRKLGLDASLSPLSAAKKKLKAHPPSLSSSESDPEEDKSESEATHDTTLSNETVPDIAESEAESDEPEKEDTIPSEHEAESDSDHIASHLPSKDKGKKPLSGSTPSPKHSGVNFKPYSSIFCYNDNARDMVLYAQRKFIIERNYVLSDHRPFGVLTMLQDRQWTGSLGPWFSFSPQDIALALHLPLDVKDDVDGASLDKDMVITELVGQKMIWPSNTVISVSNLTYTYAVLHKFATTNWKPTSHTATISFDMASFLYKVGTSIGINLASVIHDQIIGFRKGNRKNLNLPFPQVIYKVLSMQKQDLQRDQEDLVAPTTATSYKAFAPPTEATAAPSSKKVKPQSLKIASDDIPHASSSVATDSGLVASEIAAVRASVDSLTARVMSIEGLQRSVLEAVQSLSKAPTV, encoded by the exons ATGGTGAGAACTCGTGGTGCCTCCTCCAAGAAGATCCCTGTTTCTCAATCCCGAAAGGTGCCATCTCCTTCGCCTCCTCCGTCTGTGTCAACGGCGCCTCCTTCTGTTCCAACAGCTCCCCAATATGTTGGAAAGTCCTGCAAATCCAAGGCTCGCAAGAAGGTGTTTTCGCTCTCTCATGAACATCCTATGGTGTTTCCAGATATCTCTGCTGACATTATTGCACCACCATCTGAAGTGGTGGTGCCCTCTCGAGCCAAGGACCATTCTCCTCTTCCGTTTGATTCGTCTTTGGAGGCTAGGGCAAAATCGATATTTGTTTCCTCCTCTTCCAAAGCTGCTGCTGCTGGGTTGCTCAAATTGCCCTTGAAGCCGAGTCAGTCCAAGAAAAATTCTGTGACTCCCAAAAGGAAATTGGGGTTGGACGCGTCTCTTTCTCCTTTGTCTGCTGCCAAGAAAAAATTGAAGGCTCATCCCCCTTCATTGTCCTCCTCCGAATCAGATCCTGAGGAAGATAAGTCAGAATCTGAAGCAACTCATGATACCACATTGTCTAATGAAACGGTTCCTGACATTGCCGaatcagaggctgagtctgatgAGCCAGAAAAAGAAGACACTATCCCCTCTGAACACGAAGCCGAATCTGACTCAGACCACATTGCATCTCATTTGCCATCCAAAGATAAAGGGAAGAAACCTCTTTCTGGTTCTACACCTTCACCAAAACATTCAGGTGtaaatttcaaaccttattctTCCATTTTTTGCTATAATGATAATGCACGTGATATGGTTCTGTATGCTCAACGAAAATTTATCATTGAAAGAAATTATGTCTTGAGTGATCATCGTCCTTTTGGTGTGCTAACAATGCTTCAAGATCGACAATGGACAGGTTCTTTG GGGCCAtggttctctttttctcctcaaGACATTGCTCTTGCTTTGCATCTTCCCCTTGATGTCAAGGATGATGTTGATGGTGCCTCTCTTGACAAGGACATGGTTATCACTGAGTTGGTAGGTCAAAAAATGATATGGCCATCTAATACAGTCATCTCGGTCTCCAATCTCACCTACACTTATGCTGTTCTCCATAAGTTTGCCACAACAAATTGGAAGCCCACTTCTCACACCGCCACTATCTCTTTTGATATGGCATCATTTTTGTACAAGGTGGGGACCAGTATTGGTATAAATTTGGCTTCGGTTATTCATGATCAAATCATTGGGTTTCGCAAAGGTAACAGGAAAAACTTGAATCTTCCTTTTCCTCaagttatttataaagtgttgagtaTGCAGAAACAAGACCTCCAACGTGATCAAGAAGACTTGGTGGCCCCAACTACTGCTACTTCCTACAAAGCCTTTGCCCCTCCTACTGAAGCCACTGCTGCTCCGTCCTCCAAGAAAGTCAAGCCCCAATCTCTGAAGATCGCCTCGGATGACATTCCTCATGCCTCCTCCTCTGTTGCCACAGATTCAGGACTTGTTGCATCAGAAATAGCTGCTGTTCGAGCCTCTGTTGATTCTCTAACTGCTCGAGTGATGTCAATTGAAGGACTGCAACGTTCTGTGTTGGAGGCTGTTCAATCTCTGTCAAAAGCTCCAACTGTTTAG
- the LOC133824389 gene encoding probable leucine-rich repeat receptor-like protein kinase At1g35710 isoform X2, whose translation MKSSTLILIIVGLVYAANVLVQASPYPRDQQEVLSLLLSGWCSHDSVDNATQYCNWSGITCDPAGQITQITLSQYYCEYCEYCPIWLLEKFNWSCFPNLVHLSLSCAGLYGVIPSHIGTLPKLTHLHLSKNYLTGQLPLSIANLSRLMVFDLSSNDLNGSIPRELGSLKNLIALNFSYNHFSGSIPSTIALFSNLTHLHMSSNQINGSIPIDLGKLKNMVSLDLSDNRLQGHLPSSIFQLNRLTSLSFSHNKINGSIPPALGDLTNLVELDLSSNEFDGPLPVEIRKLRNLESLVLSQNQLIGCIPLEIANLKNLTFLDVSSNNLSCPIMPILTALQSIEVLLLGSNRIYGSMDSNIVKLRKLYSLDLSYNNISGIIPSEFARMTNLKYLELSYNFLKCPTGGKELNIISFNHPLHCPKSTPKSTPKSTRKSTKSTPQVAIIICVVLAFSVFCLIILFMLAHKCLFKTRQVQPTKRASKNGDLLSVWNYDGKIAFEDILKATEDFDIRYCIGTGGYGSVYRAQLPSGKVVALKKLHSSEAEEVSFRKSFENEVETLTKIRHKNIIRLYGFCLNKRSMFFIYEYMERGSLFCVLSDDLEAVELDWSKRINVIKGIAYALSYMHHDSTPPMVHRDVKSTNILLNSEFEAFVSDYGTARLLDPDTSNRTMIAGTYGYIAPALV comes from the exons ATGAAATCCTCCACTTTAATACTCATTATTGTAGGACTAGTCTATGCAGCCAATGTCTTAGTTCAAGCTTCACCGTACCCCAGAGATCAACAAGAAGTGCTTTCATTGCTGCTAAGTGGGTGGTGCAGCCACGACTCTGTCGACAATGCAACCCAATATTGCAATTGGTCAGGTATCACTTGCGACCCCGCTGGACAGATTACTCAAATTACTCTTTCTCAGTattattgtgaatattgtgaATATTGTCCAATCTGGTTATTGGAGAAATTCAACTGGTCTTGCTTTCCAAACTTAGTCCATCTGAGTCTTTCCTGTGCCGGGCTTTATGGAGTTATTCCATCCCACATAGGTACTCTTCCAAAGCTCACCCACCTTCACCTTTCCAAAAATTATCTAACAGGCCAATTACCTCTTTCAATTGCCAACCTCTCCAGGTTGATGGTGTTTGATCTTTCTTCTAATGACCTAAATGGTTCTATTCCAAGAGAATTGGGTAGTTTAAAGAATCTTATTGCATTAAATTTCAGCTATAACCATTTTAGCGGTTCAATTCCTTCAACTATTGCTCTTTTTTCCAACCTCACTCATCTACATATGTCATCTAATCAAATTAATGGGTCTATTCCAATTGATTTAGGAAAGCTGAAGAACATGGTTTCTCTTGACCTGTCTGACAACAGGCTCCAAGGACACCTCCCATCCAGTATATTCCAGCTGAACAGATTGACTTCCCTATCATTTTCCCACAACAAAATCAATGGTTCCATACCTCCGGCTTTGGGTGATCTAACCAATTTGGTGGAGTTGGACCTTAGTTCAAACGAATTTGACGGTCCACTCCCAGTGGAAATTAGAAAACTAAGAAACCTAGAGTCGTTAGTCCTTAGCCAAAATCAATTGATTGGTTGCATTCCGTTAGAAATTGCAAATTTGAAGAACTTAACATTTCTGGATGTTAGTTCCAACAACCTCAGTTGTCCAATTATGCCAATTCTTACGGCTTTACAATCAATTGAAGTTCTTTTACTAGGTTCAAATAGAATATATGGTTCCATGGATTCAAATATTGTAAAGCTCAGAAAGCTGTATTCCTTGGACTTGTCATATAACAACATATCAGGGATCATACCTTCTGAATTTGCCCGCATGACAAACTTAAAGTATTTGGAACTTTCTTACAACTTTTTAAAGTGTCCAACCGGCGGCAAAGAGCTTAACATCATTTCTTTCAACCATCCCCTTCATTGCCCAAAGTCTACCCCCAAGTCTACTCCCAAGTCTACCCGCAAGTCTACCAAGTCTACCCCTCAAGTTGCGATCATTATTTGCGTCGTCTTGGCCTTCTCTGTCTTTTGTTTGATCATTTTATTCATGTTGGCCCATAAGTGTCTTTTCAAAACTAGACAAGTCCAACCTACTAAACGAGCTTCAAAAAATGGTGATTTATTGTCGGTATGGAATTATGATGGGAAAATTGCATTTGAAGATATCCTAAAAGCAACGGAAGATTTTGACATTCGATATTGCATTGGAACAGGTGGTTACGGTAGTGTATATAGAGCACAACTACCTAGTGGCAAAGTAGTTGCCTTGAAGAAGCTTCACAGTTCAGAGGCAGAAGAAGTATCATTCAGAAAGAGTTTTGAGAATGAGGTAGAAACGTTGACTAAAATTCGTCACAAAAATATCATAAGACTCTATGGATTCTGTTTGAACAAAAGAAGCATGTTTTTTATTTACGAGTATATGGAAAGAGGAAGCTTGTTTTGTGTTCTCAGCGATGATTTAGAAGCTGTGGAATTAGATTGGAGTAAGAGAATTAATGTCATCAAAGGCATAGCTTATGCATTGTCTTACATGCATCATGATTCCACTCCTCCAATGGTTCATCGTGATGTAAAGAGCACCAACATCTTATTGAACTCAGAATTTGAGGCTTTTGTGTCTGATTATGGAACCGCAAGATTACTTGATCCCGATACTTCCAATCGAACCATGATTGCTGGTACATACGGCTATATTGCTCCAG CTTTGGTGTAG
- the LOC133824390 gene encoding MDIS1-interacting receptor like kinase 2-like yields the protein MVFDLSYNYLNGSIPRELGSLKNLIALNLSHNHFSGPIPSTFALFSNLTHLHMSSNQINGESTPQVEIIICVILAFFAFYLIILFLLAHKFLFKTRQVQPTKRASKNGDILSVWNYDGKIAFEDILKATEDFDIRYCIGTGGYGSVYRALLPSGKVVALKKLHSSEAEEVSFRKSFENEVETLTKIRHKNIIRLYGFCLNKRSMFLIYEYMERGSLFCVLSDDLEAVELDWSKRINVIKGIAYALSYMHHDSTPPIVHRDVKSTNILLNSEFEAFVSDYGTARLLDPDTSNRTMIAGTYGYIAPEFAYTMAITEKCDVYSFGVVVLETLMGKHPGEFLSSLSSSSSSIQNMLLTEIIDHRPSPPRNRIVESDIVLITTLGFACLNAKPMNRPTMKLVSQQLLARKRLLAKRFGDISLGQLMFPAEILLEIENKIS from the exons ATGGTGTTTGATCTTTCTTATAATTACCTAAATGGTTCTATTCCAAGAGAATTGGGTAGTTTAAAGAATCTCATTGCATTAAATTTGAGCCATAACCATTTTAGCGGTCCAATTCCTTCAACTTTTGCTCTTTTTTCCAACCTCACTCATCTACATATGTCATCTAATCAAATTAATGGTGAGTCTACCCCTCAAGTTGAGATCATTATTTGCGTCATCTTGGCCTTCTTTGCCTTTTATTTGATCATTTTATTCCTGTTGGCCCATAAGTTTCTTTTCAAAACTAGACAAGTCCAACCTACTAAACGAGCTTcaaaaaatggtgatatattgtCGGTATGGAATTATGATGGGAAAATTGCATTTGAAGATATCCTAAAAGCTACGGAAGATTTTGACATTCGATATTGCATTGGAACAGGTGGTTACGGTAGTGTATACAGAGCACTACTACCTAGTGGCAAAGTGGTTGCCTTGAAGAAGCTTCACAGTTCAGAGGCAGAAGAAGTATCATTCAGAAAGAGTTTTGAGAATGAGGTAGAAACGTTGACTAAAATTCGTCACAAAAATATCATAAGACTCTATGGATTCTGTTTGAACAAAAGAAGCATGTTTTTGATTTACGAGTATATGGAAAGAGGAAGCTTGTTTTGTGTTCTAAGCGATGATTTAGAAGCTGTGGAATTAGATTGGAGTAAGAGAATTAATGTCATCAAAGGCATAGCTTATGCATTGTCTTACATGCATCATGATTCCACTCCTCCAATTGTTCATCGTGATGTAAAGAGCACCAACATCTTATTGAACTCAGAATTTGAGGCTTTTGTGTCTGATTATGGAACCGCTAGATTACTTGATCCCGATACTTCCAATCGAACCATGATTGCTGGTACATACGGCTATATTGCTCCAG AATTTGCCTACACCATGGCCATAACGGAAAAATGTGACGTTTATAGCTTTGGTGTAGTGGTACTAGAAACGCTAATGGGTAAGCACCCTGGAGAATTTTTGTCCTCATTGTCATCTTCATCATcgtcaattcaaaatatgttgctGACTGAAATAATAGACCATCGCCCATCACCGCCAAGAAATCGGATTGTTGAAAGTGATATTGTTCTTATTACTACGCTGGGATTTGCATGCCTAAATGCCAAACCCATGAATCGACCAACAATGAAGCTAGTTTCTCAACAACTTCTTGCTCGCAAACGATTGTTAGCCAAGCGTTTTGGTGATATTTCACTTGGACAGCTAATGTTCCCAGCTGAAATTTTACTAGAAATTGAAAATAAGATTAGTTGA
- the LOC133824389 gene encoding MDIS1-interacting receptor like kinase 2-like isoform X1 → MKSSTLILIIVGLVYAANVLVQASPYPRDQQEVLSLLLSGWCSHDSVDNATQYCNWSGITCDPAGQITQITLSQYYCEYCEYCPIWLLEKFNWSCFPNLVHLSLSCAGLYGVIPSHIGTLPKLTHLHLSKNYLTGQLPLSIANLSRLMVFDLSSNDLNGSIPRELGSLKNLIALNFSYNHFSGSIPSTIALFSNLTHLHMSSNQINGSIPIDLGKLKNMVSLDLSDNRLQGHLPSSIFQLNRLTSLSFSHNKINGSIPPALGDLTNLVELDLSSNEFDGPLPVEIRKLRNLESLVLSQNQLIGCIPLEIANLKNLTFLDVSSNNLSCPIMPILTALQSIEVLLLGSNRIYGSMDSNIVKLRKLYSLDLSYNNISGIIPSEFARMTNLKYLELSYNFLKCPTGGKELNIISFNHPLHCPKSTPKSTPKSTRKSTKSTPQVAIIICVVLAFSVFCLIILFMLAHKCLFKTRQVQPTKRASKNGDLLSVWNYDGKIAFEDILKATEDFDIRYCIGTGGYGSVYRAQLPSGKVVALKKLHSSEAEEVSFRKSFENEVETLTKIRHKNIIRLYGFCLNKRSMFFIYEYMERGSLFCVLSDDLEAVELDWSKRINVIKGIAYALSYMHHDSTPPMVHRDVKSTNILLNSEFEAFVSDYGTARLLDPDTSNRTMIAGTYGYIAPEFAYTMAITEKCDVYSFGVVVLETLMGKHPGELLSSLSSSSSSIQDMLLTEIIDHRPSPPRNGIVESDIVLITSLGFACLNAKPMYRPTMKLVSQQLLARKRLLAKRFSDISLGQLMFPDEILLEIENKIS, encoded by the exons ATGAAATCCTCCACTTTAATACTCATTATTGTAGGACTAGTCTATGCAGCCAATGTCTTAGTTCAAGCTTCACCGTACCCCAGAGATCAACAAGAAGTGCTTTCATTGCTGCTAAGTGGGTGGTGCAGCCACGACTCTGTCGACAATGCAACCCAATATTGCAATTGGTCAGGTATCACTTGCGACCCCGCTGGACAGATTACTCAAATTACTCTTTCTCAGTattattgtgaatattgtgaATATTGTCCAATCTGGTTATTGGAGAAATTCAACTGGTCTTGCTTTCCAAACTTAGTCCATCTGAGTCTTTCCTGTGCCGGGCTTTATGGAGTTATTCCATCCCACATAGGTACTCTTCCAAAGCTCACCCACCTTCACCTTTCCAAAAATTATCTAACAGGCCAATTACCTCTTTCAATTGCCAACCTCTCCAGGTTGATGGTGTTTGATCTTTCTTCTAATGACCTAAATGGTTCTATTCCAAGAGAATTGGGTAGTTTAAAGAATCTTATTGCATTAAATTTCAGCTATAACCATTTTAGCGGTTCAATTCCTTCAACTATTGCTCTTTTTTCCAACCTCACTCATCTACATATGTCATCTAATCAAATTAATGGGTCTATTCCAATTGATTTAGGAAAGCTGAAGAACATGGTTTCTCTTGACCTGTCTGACAACAGGCTCCAAGGACACCTCCCATCCAGTATATTCCAGCTGAACAGATTGACTTCCCTATCATTTTCCCACAACAAAATCAATGGTTCCATACCTCCGGCTTTGGGTGATCTAACCAATTTGGTGGAGTTGGACCTTAGTTCAAACGAATTTGACGGTCCACTCCCAGTGGAAATTAGAAAACTAAGAAACCTAGAGTCGTTAGTCCTTAGCCAAAATCAATTGATTGGTTGCATTCCGTTAGAAATTGCAAATTTGAAGAACTTAACATTTCTGGATGTTAGTTCCAACAACCTCAGTTGTCCAATTATGCCAATTCTTACGGCTTTACAATCAATTGAAGTTCTTTTACTAGGTTCAAATAGAATATATGGTTCCATGGATTCAAATATTGTAAAGCTCAGAAAGCTGTATTCCTTGGACTTGTCATATAACAACATATCAGGGATCATACCTTCTGAATTTGCCCGCATGACAAACTTAAAGTATTTGGAACTTTCTTACAACTTTTTAAAGTGTCCAACCGGCGGCAAAGAGCTTAACATCATTTCTTTCAACCATCCCCTTCATTGCCCAAAGTCTACCCCCAAGTCTACTCCCAAGTCTACCCGCAAGTCTACCAAGTCTACCCCTCAAGTTGCGATCATTATTTGCGTCGTCTTGGCCTTCTCTGTCTTTTGTTTGATCATTTTATTCATGTTGGCCCATAAGTGTCTTTTCAAAACTAGACAAGTCCAACCTACTAAACGAGCTTCAAAAAATGGTGATTTATTGTCGGTATGGAATTATGATGGGAAAATTGCATTTGAAGATATCCTAAAAGCAACGGAAGATTTTGACATTCGATATTGCATTGGAACAGGTGGTTACGGTAGTGTATATAGAGCACAACTACCTAGTGGCAAAGTAGTTGCCTTGAAGAAGCTTCACAGTTCAGAGGCAGAAGAAGTATCATTCAGAAAGAGTTTTGAGAATGAGGTAGAAACGTTGACTAAAATTCGTCACAAAAATATCATAAGACTCTATGGATTCTGTTTGAACAAAAGAAGCATGTTTTTTATTTACGAGTATATGGAAAGAGGAAGCTTGTTTTGTGTTCTCAGCGATGATTTAGAAGCTGTGGAATTAGATTGGAGTAAGAGAATTAATGTCATCAAAGGCATAGCTTATGCATTGTCTTACATGCATCATGATTCCACTCCTCCAATGGTTCATCGTGATGTAAAGAGCACCAACATCTTATTGAACTCAGAATTTGAGGCTTTTGTGTCTGATTATGGAACCGCAAGATTACTTGATCCCGATACTTCCAATCGAACCATGATTGCTGGTACATACGGCTATATTGCTCCAG AATTTGCCTACACCATGGCCATAACGGAAAAATGTGACGTTTATAGCTTTGGTGTAGTGGTACTAGAAACGTTAATGGGTAAGCACCCTGGAGAATTGTTGTCATCATTGTCATCTTCATCATCGTCAATTCAAGATATGTTGCTGACTGAAATAATAGACCATCGCCCATCACCGCCAAGAAATGGGATTGTTGAAAGTGATATTGTTCTTATTACTTCGCTGGGATTTGCATGCCTAAATGCCAAACCAATGTATCGACCAACAATGAAGCTAGTTTCTCAACAACTTCTTGCTCGCAAACGATTGTT